One region of Mucilaginibacter gotjawali genomic DNA includes:
- a CDS encoding dihydrofolate reductase family protein, with protein MRKLIVSNMVSLDGYFEGANGDLSWHVVDDEFHQYAEEMLNAADVILLGRKTYQMMASYWPSEAAIATDPIIARKMNSLPKIVFSRSLDKVCWNNTGIVKDDIVTTIKKLKEQTGKDILILGSGSIVSAFTQQGLINEYAIIINPVILGAGKPQFTGLEDKKSWTW; from the coding sequence ATGAGAAAATTAATCGTGTCAAACATGGTTTCTTTAGACGGATACTTTGAAGGCGCAAACGGCGACCTGAGCTGGCATGTTGTAGACGACGAATTCCATCAGTACGCAGAAGAAATGTTAAACGCGGCAGACGTTATTTTATTAGGGCGAAAAACCTACCAGATGATGGCCTCCTACTGGCCTTCGGAAGCAGCAATAGCAACAGACCCGATAATTGCCAGAAAAATGAATAGCCTGCCTAAAATCGTTTTTTCAAGATCGCTTGATAAAGTTTGCTGGAACAATACGGGCATAGTAAAGGATGATATTGTGACGACGATAAAGAAATTAAAAGAACAAACCGGAAAAGATATATTGATTCTGGGTAGTGGCAGCATTGTTTCAGCTTTTACTCAACAGGGATTGATTAATGAATACGCTATAATTATAAATCCTGTTATATTAGGGGCAGGAAAACCTCAATTTACGGGGCTGGAAGACAAAAAAAGCTGGACCTGGTAA
- a CDS encoding DoxX family protein: MTSKTIKTSYWILTSLFSLAMLMDGIGGINHEKRGVEGMQHLGYPLYVMTIIGSAKLLGVLAILQTRFNTLKEWAFSGFTISFVGAFWSRAYTGDGIGLLLPPVVMLVILFVYYFVWKKFTRLKTSS; the protein is encoded by the coding sequence ATGACATCTAAAACAATAAAGACTTCCTACTGGATATTAACAAGTTTATTTTCATTAGCCATGCTAATGGACGGCATAGGCGGAATAAACCACGAAAAAAGAGGTGTGGAGGGCATGCAACACCTCGGGTATCCATTATATGTGATGACAATAATTGGTTCGGCAAAACTACTTGGCGTATTGGCTATACTTCAAACCAGGTTCAACACCCTAAAGGAGTGGGCCTTCTCGGGTTTTACTATATCATTTGTCGGTGCATTTTGGTCAAGGGCCTATACAGGCGATGGCATCGGCTTGTTGCTCCCTCCTGTTGTTATGTTGGTAATATTGTTTGTTTACTACTTTGTGTGGAAGAAATTCACCCGGTTAAAAACCAGTAGCTGA
- a CDS encoding VOC family protein → MTQINAYVGFNGDCRRAMEFYRDCIGGELTFQTVAESPIANQCAPSMKDSILHSSLTKDALLLMATDMTGPDGFIKGNNIALSLNCSSEDEINTFYSKLSAGGKILEPLKDSFWGSLFGCFTDKFGIMWMLNYDKGTANQQ, encoded by the coding sequence ATGACACAAATTAATGCCTATGTTGGCTTTAACGGCGATTGCCGCAGGGCCATGGAATTTTACCGGGATTGCATCGGCGGGGAGTTAACTTTCCAAACCGTTGCTGAATCTCCCATTGCAAATCAATGCGCCCCTTCCATGAAGGACAGTATTTTGCATTCTTCATTAACAAAAGACGCCCTGCTTTTAATGGCGACAGACATGACTGGCCCTGATGGCTTTATAAAAGGCAATAATATTGCCCTTTCCCTTAATTGTAGCAGTGAAGATGAGATCAATACTTTCTATTCAAAACTCTCAGCAGGCGGAAAAATACTTGAGCCGCTAAAAGATTCCTTTTGGGGATCATTATTCGGCTGTTTTACCGACAAATTTGGCATTATGTGGATGCTGAATTACGATAAAGGTACTGCAAATCAACAATAA